A stretch of Arachis hypogaea cultivar Tifrunner chromosome 15, arahy.Tifrunner.gnm2.J5K5, whole genome shotgun sequence DNA encodes these proteins:
- the LOC112747955 gene encoding uncharacterized protein, whose translation MDKTWILKPRDSIEYRRGLNKFLDFAFANASDNMIKCPCPQCGFQFMQIREDAYDHLLIKPFLPGYTLWLRHGEKPAEERSTCTPILEKVNTKVNPYLQMVHEAFNFTMPPGGEETTTGDPIEDDDLELPYLYDGPSREAQDFADLLANGAEELYPGCSKYSKLSFLVKLYHIKCICGVSDKAMSMILDLLRDAFEQAKLPSTFYEAKKTIRKLGIEYKKVDACPNDCMLYRGDDEDVTKCKQCGTSRWKQKTRKGSVTKLKIPVRKNGKPLPAKTLRCFPLIPRLQRFFMCSKTSTDMVWHKESDNNDGYLRHPRDAEAWKEFDAKYPCFSNDPRNVRLALASDEFNPFGNMSTKYSIWPVILIPYNLPPWLCMKQTSFILSMIISGPKMPGNDIDVYLEPLVDELKQLWDGVETYDANKRTTFKMRAVLMWTITNFPGLENLS comes from the coding sequence ATGGACAAAACCTGGATTCTTAAGCCACGAGATAGCATAGAATATAGACGAGGACTTAATAAGTTTCTAGACTTTGCATTTGCGAATGCATCGGATAACATGATAAAGTGTCCATGCCCTCAATGTGGGTTTCAATTTATGCAAATAAGAGAGGATGCGTACGACCACTTGTTGATAAAGCCTTTTCTCCCTGGATATACTTTGTGGTTGCGTCATGGTGAAAAACCAGCTGAGGAGAGATCTACTTGCACACCGATACTTGAGAAAGTTAATACCAAGGTGAATCCATATCTTCAAATGGTGCATGAGGCATTTAACTTCACAATGCCTCCTGGAGGTGAGGAGACCACAACAGGAGATCCTATAGAAGACGATGATCTGGAGTTGCCGTACTTGTACGATGGTCCAAGTCGCGAGGCACAGGATTTTGCCGATCTTCTTGCGAATGGAGCGGAAGAATTATATCCCGGCTGTTCGAAATACTCAAAGTTGTCTTTTCTGGTGAAACTTTATCATATTAAGTGTATCTGCGGGGTGAGTGACAAGGCTATGTCGATGATCTTGGACTTATTGCGGGATGCATTCGAGCAAGCCAAACTCCCATCCACTTTCTATGAAGCGAAGAAAACTATACGAAAGTTAGGGATTGAATACAAAAAGGTTGATGCATGCCCGAATGATTGCATGTTGTATCGGGGTGATGATGAAGACGTGACCAAATGCAAGCAGTGTGGAACTTCACGATGGAAGCAAAAAACGCGAAAGGGTTCTGTTACGAAACTCAAAATACCGGTCAGGAAGAACGGAAAGCCTCTCCCAGCAAAAACTCTCCGTTGCTTTCCTCTTATACCACGACTGCAACGGTTTTTCATGTGTAGCAAGACTTCAACTGACATGGTATGGCATAAAGAGTCTGATAATAATGATGGGTACTTGAGGCATCCAAGGGATGCTGAAGCATGGAAAGAATTTGATGCAAAGTATCCATGTTTTTCCAACGATCCGCGCAATGTTCGTTTAGCTTTAGCTAGTGACGAATTTAATCCATTCGGAAATATGAGTACGAAGTATTCCATTTGGCCTGTGATTCTTATTCCGTACAATCTTCCTCCATGGCTTTGTATGAAACAAAcatcttttatcttatctatgATTATTTCCGGTCCTAAAATGCCAGGTAATGACATAGATGTATATTTGGAGCCCTTGGTGGATGAGTTGAAGCAATTGTGGGATGGTGTTGAAACTTATGATGCTAATAAGAGGACCACTTTCAAGATGCGTGCGGTGCTAATGTGGACTATTACTAATTTTCCGGGGTTGGAAAATTTATCTTGA